From Babylonia areolata isolate BAREFJ2019XMU chromosome 14, ASM4173473v1, whole genome shotgun sequence:
ggagggggggtttctggggggttggagggggggggggggtgactgagaGCCTCATGAACCCAGGCAGTCTgtgtcctccctccttccttcctttccatgtGTGTCCACACAACCTACCTGAATGGACCAGCTCCTCAGGGTCTGGACACTCAGGAACGACCCCACCTGACGTTCGTACCTCTTCacatggggctttggccttcagGAATAAACATTCCaaatccctctctttttctctccccccccccccccctctctcactctccccctaaTCTCACTTTCTCCTACAGTCTATCCACcttcctcttttttccctttctcccccctctcccctatctccatcctctatctcccctctcttccacacacacacgcacgcacacacacacacacacacacgcacgcacgcacgcacgcacgcacgcacgcacacacacacacactccctctctctctcaatcttccttctccccaatatatatatatatatatatatatatatattatatatatatatatccctcctttcctccctccttcttcattctcccctactcctcctcgtccctcattctttctctccatcttccttcttccccctctcccactttcctcacccaccccctctctctctcccaacacgcATTGAGGAGGGGCTGTGGCTGGGGGAGACAGAAAGCCTCTTGAACCCAGACAACCTCACTCCCTTCCTGcctcctttcctcttttcttccatGTCAGTCCACACAACCTACCTGAGTAGACCAGCTCCGCGGAATCCGGGCAGCCAGTACGACCCCACCTGACGTACGTTGACCCACCAGAATCCGCATTGTCCTGCTGGAGCTTCTGAAGCTGAGAGCCCATCGCCTCCTGGAGGTCGTTCATGCTGACCTCCAGCACGTGCATCGCCTGGCTCGAGTTGGCCGCCTCCGCCGCCCGCTGACTCTCCATGTCTTTGACCCTCCGGTCAAGGTCACCGACCTTGGTGTCAAGGTCGGCGCGGAGGTCAGCTAGACCCGCCAGTCCCGTCTGCATGGAGGTGAGGCGGTGTTCAAGGTCGGTCAGGTTGGAGTATTCGGGTGTGGGTGAGTCTTTGGAGTCTGCGGAGTCCACGTCGAAGAGGAAGTTGTTGACGACTTGGTCCAGTCTGGACTCGTGTTTCTGGAGCTGCTGGTCCAGGTCGCTCCGCAAGGCTTCCAGACCCTTCTCCGCTTCCTTCTTCACCTGTGTGGAAAGAggggaaacagaaaagaaagaaatggggggaaaaatgtGCTCTATGGGCTGCATACAACTCGGGCCACACTCCTGAATAAATCAAAATACATCAATAAAGAGAAACGTTTCACCAGTCATTTTAACTCATGTAATCGCTGATATGATAAGTGTCATGtaagatagtctgaaatatgtatgtgTTAGCAATTGTGATGTGAGAATAtgtctatttacttttttttcttccttttaattattttttttgtacatatttatacgtcacttagtcttaaatttgtaaatcttattgtaaagcgtggtgagccccataCGCACACACTCCGACCTCCACCCCAGcactacaaaacaaaacccctccacccctcccccctccacccccacacaaacaaataaacacacatactcccactcccaccaccaccacccctaccccaacaccacaacccctccctctcccacctcatccccacaccccgacacacacagtcatacccccacttccaccctaaccacgccaccccaacacccacaacacacacccttatctctccctcccacaccccacccccacacaccacacacacacacacacacacacacacacacacactacacacctggTCGAGCCcctgtgtgagggtggaggtgttgtAGGCCAGGTGGGAGTGCTGGCTGGCCAGGTGTTGCAGGCGGTCCGACAGGTGCGTCAGCTGCTCGTGCTGGTCCTCCTCAAGGTTCTTCAGGGCCTGCTTCACCTGGGCGCTGGTCTCGCTGAGCTGCACCTGCACCTCCGCCTTCACCACTGCCGACACTCCCGATATCTGTAGAGTAGAGTAGTACTAGTAGTCACCACTGCCGACACTGCCGATATCTTTAgagctgatgactgcgcgcttgctgcacacacccatgaggacatgcagttcattatggacaggttctcaaactccatgtaccaaccagttagctcacagaacgccagtgcctcccccgtCACGCTCCCGCccccctgcaatcaagatcgatgacactgagatcaagtcagtcgccaagttttgctacctgggcagcaccctatgcagcaacggagtccTTGATGCAGAAGCGGTCACCACTGGCGACACTCCCGATATCTGTGGAgtataatagtagtagcagtcgtcgtCGCCACCACTGCTGACACTGCCGATATCTGTGgagtaaagtagtagtagtagcagttgtagtagtcaCCGCTGCCGACACTCCCTATATTTGTGGAgtataatagtagtagcagtcgtcgtCGCCACCACTGCTGACACTGCCGATATCTGTGgagtaaagtagtagtagtagtggttgtagtagtcaCCGCTGCCGACACTCCCGATATCTGTggagtatagtagtagtagtagtagtagtagtcaccaCTGCTGACACTGCCGATATCtgtgtagcagtggtagtagtagtagaagtagtagtagtagtcaccaCTGCCGACACTGCCGATATCtgtgtagcagtggtagtagtagtagaagtagtagtagtagtcaccaCTGCCGACACTGCCGATATCTGTggagtgtagtagtagtagtagtagtagtagtagtagtagtggtggtattggttgtagtggtggcggtgttagatgtagtagcagaagtagtggtACAAtaattggtagtagtagtagtagtagtagtagtcgtggttgtGGTAGatgtaatagtagaagtagtagtacaagtggtagaagtggtggtggtggtagtagtagtagtagtattagtagaagtagtagtacaagtggtagtggtcgtggttgtggtgatggtagtagtagtagtagtagtagtgctggtggttgtggtggcagtggtggtattggttgtagtggtggtgctggtgctggtagttgtagtagaagcagtagtacaagtggtagtagtggtggttgtggtggtggtggtggcagcggaGTATTGGCGGCGGTGGCGGTATTgggtgttgtagtagtagtagtagtagtagtagtggtggtggtggttgtggtaatagtagtcgtcgtcgtcgtcgtagaagtaatagtagtattgtTAGTAGTATTGGTAGTAGCTGTAGAATAGACTAGATGGTCTTTATTTACACGTGTACCGGTGTCACAAGTAATattgagaggtgtgtgggggtgggggtagggggcagtACAAAaccacaagcgcgcgcgcacacacacacacacacacacacacacacacacacacacacacacacacacacctcagctttCAGGGAAGCCATGTCCCCAGCCGCCTTGCTCGTGACCCCCATGACGTCAGCTTGCAGCGCGTGCAGTGAGTTCTGCAGTCCCGACTGAGCTGCCGTGAACCCAGTCTGCAGCTCTGACCGTGTGCCCGCCATGCTGTCCTGTGggtatagcatagcatagcatagtatagtatagctGTCCTGTGgttacagtatagtacaatatagCTGTCCTGTGGTTATAGTATAGTATGATATAGCATGGaatagtatagtatagcatagtatggtatagtatagtattaTATAATATAGTATCTATAGTCTGGTGTGGTTTGGTCTGgtatggaatggtgtggtgtagtatagtatagtatggcattgcatagtatagtatagtatagtatagcatggtatggcatggcatggcatggcacgcCATGGTATACTATactgtagtatagtatagtacagtatgtACTatagtatggcatggcatggcatggcatagtatagtatagtatagtatagtatagtatagtatagtatggtgtggtgtggtgtggtgtggtgtggtgtagtgactgacaaactgatagaccagcTAACCAACCGGACAACGAACTAACGAACTAAGTAACTGACCAAACAAATAAAGTAGCTAAGTAGCTaactaaatgactgactgactgactgactaacaaacgaacgaaagaacgaacttaccgagtgagtgactgattgaccaccaccactaccgtccacccctccttcatccctgccctgccctgccatgccctgccgtgTCCCTGCTTTGCCCAACTCTGCCCTTCCCTTTTCTGCCCTGCCCAACCCTTCCTttttctgccctgccctgcccaacCCTTCCTttttctgccctgccctgtccaaATCTGCCCTTCCCttttctgccctgccctgcccaacTCTGCCCTTCCCTTTTCTGCTCTGCCCTGCCCAACCTTGCCCTTCCCTTTTGTGCCCTGCCTTGCCCAACCCTCCCTTTTCTGCCCTGCCCAATCTTGCCCTTCCCTTTTCCGCCCTGCCCTGCCCAACCCTCCCTTTTCTGCCCTGCCCAATCTAGCCCTTCCCttttctgccctgccctgcccaaatctgcccttcccttcccttttctgCCCTTCTCTTTTCTGCACTGCCCTGCCCAATCTTGCCCTTCCCTTTTCCGCCCTGCCCTGCCCAACCCTCCCTTTTCTGCCCTGCCCAATCTTGCCCTTCCCTTTTCTGCCCTGCCCAATCTTGCCCTTCCCTTTTCCGCCCTGCCCTGCCCAACCCTCCCTTTTCTGCCCTGCCCAATCTTGCCCTTCCCTTTTCCGCCCTGCCCTGCCCAACCCTCCCTTTTCTGCCCTGCCCAATCTTGCCCTTCCCTTTTCTGCCCTGCCCAACTCTGCCCTTCCCTTTTCTGCCCTGCCCAAACTTGCCCTTCCCTTTTCTGCCCAACCCTtcccttttctgccctgtcttgcccaccctctcccttcccttttctgCCCTGCCCAACCCTCCCCATGCCCTGACCTGCATCTCAGTCCGGACGTCGGACACCATGTCCTGCAGGTCAGAGCGGACGCTGACTACGTCGGTCTTGAACTGGGACTGGACGGTGGTCATCCCTCCCTCCAGTTCTGACCTCACCCCCATCATCTTCTGCTCCAGCTCCGCTCGGCTGGTGGCGATCCTGCTGTCCAGTTCTGACCtgccggggggggggtgggggggggggggggggtgcaccgTGTGGTCAGCATGATGGAGAAGACagaccatttttttttcctaatattTTATCACTGTTGCTGGTGCTTTTGCATTGCCCAACCGACTACATGGAACCATACCATGACTGAAAACTGTGAAATAAACATCGATCcagtacaaaaagaagaagaagaagaacaagtaggaggaggagaaggagaaagaggaggagcaggaagaaggaggatgaggaggagaagcatgagaaggaggaaaagaaggagaagaaggagggcgggggaggagggggaagagaagaaggaggaggaggaggaggaggaaaagaagaagaggtggaagagaaggagaagaaggtggtggtgttggaggataggaggaggaggaggagaagaagaagaagaagaagaagaagaagaagaagtgtgttaaggaaacaagaacatgcccagcatgcgcaCTCCAGAAaataggagtatggctgccttcatgtcgGTATAAAGATTCACGAGTGGACGTGGGATTAACAGTCCACGAAtgcagaacaagaaaaaagatagatgaataaataaatagataagtaaataaacaaaagaatgaacaagtaaatgaatgaataaagaaaaacacaaataaacttACAactaaatatatagatatatagataaataaataaatatataaacaaataaataaataaataaataacacacacacatgcatacatacatacatacatgcatacttacctacctacttacctgcctacacacacacacacacacacacacacacacacacacacacacacacacacacacacacacacacaaacatgcaacccccacccccaccccccacccaccaccaccaccaccaccaaggactGACCTGAGGCCCTGCAGAGAGCCCTGGAGCTCCGCCACAGCTTTAGTGAGGTCCTTGTCCCCGGAGCAGGCGGCGTTCAGATTGTACTGCAGCTCGGCCCGCACGTCAGTCAGCTCGGAGTTCACCTCCGTCTTGATCTCACTCACCGCCGCCTGAAAGGAGAGAGCCAGGCTGGTTGgaaagggggtggaaagagagtaCGGATCccttttgcctccccccccccccccccatgccccattGCCCATCCACTCACCGGAGCAGACGGCTAGGATTCAGCCCCGCCTCAACCCCCTCGAACTATGCCACCCCTCTTCAGATCAAAGACATCAGCACTGGGCAGCTTGACCTAAATGGCGTCAGCCAATAGgttaatgataatagtgacaTGATGATATTTTTATGTAGCGCTGTAACTCAAGcatgagcaagctctaagcgctttacaatccaaaaCTTaaggtgaaacaagaaagcacgtaaaatgtagaagaaaaatcaaacagaatcaataatattataaaaacataaTGCACAAACCCCAGAAAgcaacatactctcaatactgcaactgttacactccaacacacacacacacacacacacacacacacacacacacacacacacacacacacacacacacacacacacacacacacaaacattcacacatgatTGAGCGGCTGAgacaacagcaattttcacttaaaatacacatAATATGTAAAAAGGAGCATTCTCCAGAGATCATACACTCCACTAACACGCCCTACCTTCCCAAAGACTAtgcacaaaactgccccttcctctctctgtggctgccttcacctctacactccatctcgctcattacgatcggcttcggatccactctgtttacgcacccagattcaaacattcgactgttggccgccgttctttctctgtctctggaccttgcgattggaatgaacttcctctttcgcttcgtcaagtctccactctca
This genomic window contains:
- the LOC143289519 gene encoding uncharacterized protein LOC143289519 — translated: MRQSVVLFAICLLLHVTDSDVEEKSDVSAGDVTASPGSEVQQLRAEVKKLRRSFLRFKRGGGRGKGKLCEEATSKINDAISLELSGLRTQLHTSDSVKSLRSELEYGLTSLRSELDNKVTSLRAELETGLTAVRSEVQAAVSEIKTEVNSELTDVRAELQYNLNAACSGDKDLTKAVAELQGSLQGLRSELDSRIATSRAELEQKMMGVRSELEGGMTTVQSQFKTDVVSVRSDLQDMVSDVRTEMQDSMAGTRSELQTGFTAAQSGLQNSLHALQADVMGVTSKAAGDMASLKAEISGVSAVVKAEVQVQLSETSAQVKQALKNLEEDQHEQLTHLSDRLQHLASQHSHLAYNTSTLTQGLDQVKKEAEKGLEALRSDLDQQLQKHESRLDQVVNNFLFDVDSADSKDSPTPEYSNLTDLEHRLTSMQTGLAGLADLRADLDTKVGDLDRRVKDMESQRAAEAANSSQAMHVLEVSMNDLQEAMGSQLQKLQQDNADSGGSTYVRWGRTGCPDSAELVYSGVVGGSSYDTDGGAANRLCLTLTPQAGNVTGARTYIYGAEYKFSEHHDLDVVCALCRSPLPSTIMVPGTQTCPKGWRRQYAGHLTAGMVGHRAASQYLCLDGRPESRPGSQENRNGALFYYVFTECGSLPCPPYYNMYVSCVVCSR